One window of the Prochlorococcus marinus CUG1438 genome contains the following:
- a CDS encoding alpha-ketoacid dehydrogenase subunit beta, whose translation MAGTLLFNALKEAIDEEMENDVNVCVMGEDVGQYGGSYKVTKDLYEKYGELRVLDTPIAENSFTGMAVGAAMTGLRPIVEGMNMGFLLLAFNQISNNMGMLRYTSGGNYKIPAVVRGPGGVGRQLGAEHSQRLEAYFHAVPGIKIVACSTPTNAKGLMKAAIRDDNPVLFFEHVLLYNLSEELPEGDYTCALDQADVVKEGKDITLLTYSRMRHHCLKAVEELEKKGIDVELIDLISLKPFDMETISNSIRKTNRVIIVEECMKTGGIGAELIALITEECFDDLDARPIRLSSQDIPTPYNGNLENLTIIQPHQIIKKIEELISGSI comes from the coding sequence GTGGCTGGAACATTATTATTTAATGCTTTGAAAGAGGCAATTGATGAAGAGATGGAAAATGATGTAAATGTTTGCGTTATGGGTGAAGATGTTGGTCAATATGGAGGATCTTATAAGGTAACTAAGGATTTATATGAAAAATATGGAGAATTAAGAGTCTTAGATACTCCAATTGCAGAGAATAGTTTTACTGGTATGGCTGTGGGTGCAGCAATGACCGGGTTAAGACCAATAGTAGAAGGAATGAATATGGGTTTTTTGCTTTTAGCTTTTAATCAGATATCAAATAATATGGGTATGCTTAGATATACAAGCGGAGGAAATTATAAAATACCTGCAGTAGTTAGAGGTCCTGGAGGAGTTGGTCGTCAACTTGGAGCTGAACATAGTCAAAGACTAGAAGCATATTTTCATGCAGTTCCTGGTATAAAGATTGTCGCATGCAGTACACCTACTAATGCTAAAGGTTTGATGAAAGCGGCTATAAGAGATGATAATCCGGTTTTATTTTTTGAACACGTTCTTCTCTACAACTTATCTGAAGAATTACCTGAGGGAGACTATACTTGCGCCCTAGATCAGGCTGACGTTGTAAAAGAAGGTAAAGATATTACTTTATTGACTTATTCAAGAATGAGGCATCACTGCCTTAAAGCTGTTGAAGAATTAGAAAAAAAAGGGATAGATGTTGAGTTAATCGATTTAATTAGTTTAAAACCATTTGATATGGAAACTATATCAAACTCAATAAGAAAAACAAATAGAGTAATTATTGTTGAAGAATGTATGAAGACTGGAGGTATTGGAGCAGAATTAATCGCATTGATAACAGAGGAGTGTTTTGATGATCTTGATGCTCGACCAATTAGATTATCTAGTCAAGATATTCCAACTCCTTATAATGGAAATCTTGAGAATTTGACTATAATCCAACCACATCAAATAATTAAAAAAATTGAAGAATTAATTAGTGGGAGTATATAG
- the psb28 gene encoding photosystem II reaction center protein Psb28: MTANKIAKIQFYEGTDEPVVPEIRLTRSKDGTTGQALFSFEKPQALSSITDGEITGMRMIDAEGEILTREVKVKFVDGEPIFLEAVYIWKNTSDFDRFMRFANSYAKSNGLGYSEKK; the protein is encoded by the coding sequence ATGACAGCAAATAAAATTGCGAAAATACAATTTTACGAAGGAACTGATGAACCAGTAGTGCCGGAAATAAGACTCACTAGGAGTAAAGATGGTACCACAGGCCAAGCACTATTCTCGTTCGAAAAACCTCAAGCATTATCCTCAATAACAGATGGTGAAATTACTGGTATGCGTATGATAGATGCAGAAGGTGAAATACTTACTAGGGAAGTTAAAGTAAAGTTTGTTGATGGAGAACCGATATTTTTAGAGGCAGTTTATATTTGGAAAAACACATCTGACTTTGATAGATTTATGAGATTTGCAAATAGTTATGCCAAATCAAATGGATTAGGATATTCTGAGAAGAAGTAG
- the rsmA gene encoding 16S rRNA (adenine(1518)-N(6)/adenine(1519)-N(6))-dimethyltransferase RsmA — MNSKNYHQKKRFGQHWLVNKKILEKIKEIAVLNKNDFILEIGPGKGALTSKLLNSEIKKLHAIELDKDLINLLNDKFNNNDKFSLQQGDILSVNLDSINKKITKVIANIPYNITGPILDIFIGRLGIIRNYNYEKIIFLMQKDVVDRILSEEGSPNAGALSIRMQLLSKIKRICDVPPSSFSPPPKVFSSLVVFEPIKNDLRLDTSLEKYIDKLLRISFNSRRKMLRNTLNSILSKEEINELSESSKVCFNLRPQDISVNQWIKLAENCIKIKK; from the coding sequence ATGAATTCTAAAAACTATCATCAAAAAAAAAGATTTGGACAACACTGGTTGGTTAATAAAAAAATATTAGAAAAAATTAAAGAAATTGCTGTTCTCAACAAAAATGACTTTATTTTAGAAATTGGTCCTGGTAAAGGAGCTTTAACATCTAAGTTATTAAATTCAGAAATTAAAAAATTACATGCAATTGAATTAGATAAAGATTTAATAAATTTATTAAATGATAAATTCAATAATAATGATAAATTTTCACTGCAGCAGGGAGATATTCTTTCTGTAAATTTAGATTCGATAAATAAGAAGATTACAAAAGTGATTGCAAATATTCCATACAATATAACTGGTCCAATATTGGATATTTTCATAGGTCGATTGGGCATTATAAGAAACTATAATTACGAAAAAATTATATTTTTAATGCAGAAAGACGTTGTAGATAGAATTTTGTCCGAAGAAGGTAGTCCCAATGCTGGTGCGCTTAGTATACGAATGCAACTTCTATCAAAAATAAAAAGAATATGTGATGTGCCACCTTCATCATTTAGTCCGCCTCCAAAAGTTTTTTCTTCTTTGGTAGTTTTCGAACCAATTAAAAATGACTTAAGATTAGATACTAGTTTAGAAAAATATATAGATAAACTTCTTCGAATTTCATTTAATTCAAGAAGAAAAATGCTCAGAAATACTCTTAATTCAATACTTTCAAAAGAAGAGATAAATGAATTATCTGAATCTTCAAAAGTTTGTTTTAATTTAAGACCACAAGATATTTCAGTTAACCAATGGATTAAGCTTGCAGAAAATTGTATTAAAATTAAAAAATAA
- the secF gene encoding protein translocase subunit SecF → MKYNLELIKNKRKIIALSSVLILLSILGILYSTFNTSYKKPINLGMDFVGGNELRIERVCEEECSKFSPDTVIENLREISKNKYFLNNIKLQFQNENKLISIRTPYLSIEESNSLISNLDSIIGPLNYESKDSRLIGPKLGKRLLSNCVTSLLVSLFAISLYITIRFDKKYALFALLALFHDLLIVFGIFSWLGIVLSVEVNSLFAVSLLTIAGYSVNDTVVIFDRIRENLKLKKEGYNETIQLSVNESFRRTTFTSITTLIPLLSIILFGSYSLFWFSLALSLGIIVGSYSSILLAPSLLLKD, encoded by the coding sequence ATGAAATACAATCTTGAACTAATAAAAAATAAAAGAAAGATAATTGCTTTATCATCTGTTCTTATTTTGTTGAGTATACTGGGAATTTTATATTCTACTTTTAATACTTCATATAAGAAACCTATAAATTTAGGCATGGATTTTGTTGGGGGAAATGAACTAAGAATTGAGAGAGTTTGTGAAGAGGAATGTTCTAAATTTTCCCCTGATACAGTTATAGAAAATTTAAGAGAGATCTCTAAAAATAAATACTTTTTAAATAATATTAAATTACAATTCCAAAATGAAAATAAGTTAATTTCAATTAGAACACCTTATTTGAGTATTGAAGAATCTAATAGTCTTATTAGTAATCTTGATAGTATTATTGGACCTCTAAATTATGAGAGCAAGGATTCAAGATTAATAGGTCCAAAGCTTGGGAAAAGATTACTTTCCAATTGTGTTACTTCATTATTAGTTTCATTATTTGCAATATCTTTATATATAACTATAAGATTTGATAAAAAATATGCATTATTTGCATTATTAGCTTTATTTCATGATTTATTAATCGTTTTCGGTATATTCTCTTGGTTGGGAATTGTATTATCTGTAGAAGTAAATAGTTTATTTGCAGTATCTTTGTTAACTATCGCTGGCTACTCTGTAAATGATACTGTTGTTATTTTTGATAGAATCCGTGAAAATTTAAAATTAAAGAAAGAAGGATATAATGAAACTATTCAATTATCAGTAAACGAATCATTTAGGAGAACAACCTTTACCAGTATTACTACTCTTATACCCTTGTTAAGTATTATTTTGTTTGGGTCATATTCTCTATTTTGGTTTTCTTTGGCTTTATCTTTAGGAATTATAGTTGGAAGTTATTCAAGTATTTTATTGGCTCCATCTTTGTTGCTTAAAGACTGA
- a CDS encoding DUF3082 domain-containing protein — MSDNSNKNIERNIPEKGPLNFILGSLTSFLLFIFFYYLSNKIAIYFYTHKPSNSSEIVQSISSSINTLIIGLSFLLTFSFAFIGIGLFIVFIRSFFLKKS, encoded by the coding sequence GTGTCTGATAATAGTAATAAAAATATTGAAAGAAATATTCCGGAAAAAGGACCGTTAAACTTTATTTTAGGATCATTAACCAGTTTTTTATTATTTATATTTTTTTATTATTTAAGTAATAAAATAGCAATTTATTTCTATACACATAAACCATCTAATTCTTCTGAAATAGTTCAAAGTATATCTTCGAGTATTAATACCTTAATAATTGGATTATCTTTTTTACTAACTTTTTCTTTTGCTTTCATAGGTATAGGACTTTTTATTGTATTTATTCGCAGTTTTTTTCTGAAGAAAAGTTGA
- a CDS encoding 23S rRNA (pseudouridine(1915)-N(3))-methyltransferase RlmH produces the protein MLQSNRLTIYAIGKIKKTWIRDGINQYKKRMPQLVVNELKTFNIDNLRSNNNIIICLSEEGKQFKSVELFKLLLNFKNKRINFLIGDTDGISSDIKEKSDLILSLSAFTFPHELARLILIEQIYRAISISNNSPYHRS, from the coding sequence ATGCTTCAAAGTAATAGATTAACAATTTATGCTATTGGCAAAATAAAAAAAACTTGGATTAGAGATGGCATTAATCAATACAAAAAAAGGATGCCTCAACTTGTCGTCAATGAGTTAAAGACTTTTAACATAGATAATCTTAGATCTAATAACAATATTATTATCTGCCTAAGTGAAGAAGGTAAACAGTTTAAATCTGTTGAACTATTTAAATTACTCTTAAATTTTAAAAATAAAAGAATTAATTTCTTAATTGGAGATACGGATGGAATTAGTTCTGACATTAAAGAAAAGTCAGATCTTATATTAAGCCTGTCAGCTTTTACTTTTCCTCATGAATTAGCTAGATTAATCTTAATTGAGCAAATCTACAGGGCTATTTCTATATCTAATAACTCTCCTTACCATCGTTCCTAA
- a CDS encoding ATP-binding protein, with protein sequence MSLFRGKNILKKFFRKPRINWSNYEFESSLQLNEFVDQLLEPIKKSQSNYLIKLGLHEALVNAVKHGNKLDPKKSIRVRRIITPNWCVWQIQDQGNGLESKKRNFKLPKKINSVNGRGLYIINECFDDIRWSSKGNRLQLALKR encoded by the coding sequence ATGTCCTTATTTCGGGGCAAAAATATTTTAAAAAAATTTTTTAGGAAGCCAAGAATTAACTGGTCAAATTACGAGTTTGAATCTTCATTACAACTAAATGAATTTGTAGATCAATTATTAGAACCAATTAAGAAATCCCAATCGAACTATCTTATTAAACTTGGATTACATGAAGCTCTTGTTAACGCAGTAAAACATGGAAATAAATTAGATCCTAAGAAAAGTATTAGAGTAAGAAGAATAATTACTCCTAATTGGTGTGTTTGGCAAATTCAGGACCAAGGTAATGGTTTAGAATCAAAAAAAAGAAATTTCAAATTACCGAAAAAAATTAACAGTGTAAATGGACGTGGCTTATATATTATTAACGAATGTTTTGATGATATTAGATGGAGCAGTAAAGGTAATAGGCTTCAATTAGCTTTGAAAAGATGA
- a CDS encoding GUN4 domain-containing protein produces MNNKEQDNYNKSTLDLIKKFVDSNQRKRINLLKQIESEFENIYKLGPNLFEIFDRNGDDWAAGWLLQVLKKYKPEFFDNNNFNNWFNTYSDIDINYKDLQLNLVEQKFEEADRLTSSYLRQLAGKLAVKRGYVFYSEVKNMPCNDLQTLDRLWTIYSTGRFGFSIQAKILKSVGKKYELMWPKIGWKKEGLWTRYPGSFCWSLDAPDGHMPLVNQLRGVRLMDSILRHPAIAKRHKNIL; encoded by the coding sequence ATGAATAACAAAGAACAAGATAACTATAATAAATCTACATTAGACCTGATAAAAAAATTTGTAGATTCCAATCAAAGGAAAAGAATAAATTTATTAAAGCAAATAGAATCTGAATTCGAAAATATTTATAAACTTGGTCCAAATTTATTTGAAATCTTTGATAGGAATGGAGATGACTGGGCTGCTGGTTGGTTGTTACAAGTTTTAAAAAAATATAAGCCTGAATTTTTTGATAACAATAATTTCAATAATTGGTTTAATACTTATTCAGATATTGATATTAATTATAAAGATTTACAATTGAACTTAGTCGAGCAAAAATTTGAAGAAGCAGATAGATTAACAAGTTCATATTTGCGACAACTAGCAGGAAAACTTGCTGTAAAACGTGGATATGTTTTCTATAGTGAGGTTAAGAATATGCCATGTAATGATCTTCAAACATTAGATAGATTATGGACAATTTATTCTACTGGAAGATTTGGATTCTCAATCCAAGCAAAGATATTAAAATCAGTAGGAAAAAAATATGAATTAATGTGGCCTAAAATAGGATGGAAAAAAGAGGGATTATGGACTAGATATCCAGGATCTTTTTGCTGGTCATTGGATGCCCCTGATGGGCATATGCCATTAGTAAATCAACTGAGAGGAGTAAGATTAATGGACTCAATATTAAGACATCCTGCTATAGCTAAAAGACATAAAAATATTCTTTAA
- the mnmH gene encoding tRNA 2-selenouridine(34) synthase MnmH codes for MHFKRKELEKFRSFKGPLIDVRSPGEYYKGHMPNSINIPLFDNDERSIIGTIYKKQGRKNAVIEGLKIFEKKLESLLDDLFMNIDSFNNISENRNKELCIRIYCSRGGMRSQSIAWLLDSFKLNLVTLNGGYKIYRRWVLDSFSKKLNIVVIGGKTGTGKTRLLSLLEKHKYQTIDLEGYACHRGSTFGGLGMNEQPSNEQFENIIAEKINSFKLSNNIFVEAESANIGKCKIPHEFFYQMKNSRRIEILRSESNRLDELIDTYSVYKKEELKESVLRIKKRLGPQRTKIALESINNEKWELVCRSVLDYYDKCYEYEKVGKTNIKFLDLTDIKYDERILELLNNVL; via the coding sequence ATGCATTTCAAAAGAAAAGAACTAGAGAAATTTAGAAGTTTTAAAGGACCACTTATAGATGTTAGGAGCCCAGGTGAATATTATAAAGGACACATGCCTAATTCTATTAACATTCCATTATTTGATAATGATGAGAGATCAATAATTGGGACGATTTATAAAAAACAAGGAAGAAAAAATGCTGTAATTGAAGGTTTAAAAATTTTTGAAAAAAAATTGGAATCACTTCTTGATGATTTATTTATGAATATTGACTCTTTTAATAATATTTCTGAAAATAGAAATAAAGAACTTTGCATAAGAATATATTGTTCTAGAGGCGGTATGCGTTCACAAAGTATAGCCTGGTTACTAGATAGTTTTAAATTAAATCTCGTTACACTTAATGGAGGTTACAAAATATATAGAAGATGGGTATTAGATAGTTTTTCTAAAAAGTTGAACATTGTAGTGATTGGGGGAAAAACAGGAACAGGTAAAACAAGATTATTATCATTACTTGAGAAACATAAATATCAAACTATTGATCTTGAAGGATATGCTTGTCATAGAGGGAGTACATTTGGAGGTTTAGGAATGAATGAACAACCCTCAAATGAACAATTCGAAAATATAATTGCAGAAAAAATAAATTCTTTTAAATTATCTAATAATATTTTTGTAGAAGCCGAAAGTGCAAATATCGGTAAATGCAAAATCCCGCATGAATTTTTCTATCAGATGAAAAATTCAAGAAGAATTGAAATTTTAAGGAGCGAGTCTAACAGATTAGATGAATTAATAGATACTTATAGCGTTTATAAAAAAGAGGAACTTAAAGAATCTGTATTAAGGATAAAAAAAAGATTAGGACCACAAAGAACAAAAATTGCTCTTGAATCAATTAATAATGAGAAATGGGAATTAGTTTGCAGATCAGTCTTAGATTATTACGATAAATGTTATGAATATGAAAAGGTTGGCAAAACAAATATTAAGTTTTTGGATTTAACAGACATAAAATATGATGAAAGGATCTTAGAGTTACTAAATAATGTTTTATAA
- a CDS encoding AI-2E family transporter has protein sequence MSSPSYFKLVFILITSLIIWILRDFLLLIICSLVISNIVCNLCNQIQKFLKIPRSISLFLVLTVISVLVSTIFILVLPPFIKEFNEILVDIPNGLSKINILINTNLYKFNSLFYGEQTENVIDIFSLINNVVTIPDASTIAKAIQESFKNLINIAGNLGSGFLKLIFVLAVSLMISIEPKQYKENILILIPKNYRNKFRNILEKCNIALTNWSFSMVISSLSVGLLSLIVLSILDVKYVVSNALIAMVLNIIPNIGPVISGIFPISIALLDNFWKPLAVLGAYVIIQNIESYIIMPSIMKKKANILPGLTLISQFGFTFIFGPLGLILSLPLAVVIQVLIKESFKDI, from the coding sequence TTGAGTAGTCCATCATATTTCAAGTTAGTATTTATTTTAATCACTTCTTTAATAATATGGATCTTAAGAGATTTTCTCCTCTTAATAATTTGCTCATTAGTTATTTCAAATATTGTATGTAATTTATGTAATCAAATCCAAAAGTTTTTAAAAATTCCCCGATCGATTTCATTATTTTTAGTCTTAACTGTTATTTCAGTATTAGTTTCTACTATATTTATTCTGGTACTTCCCCCCTTTATAAAAGAATTCAATGAAATACTCGTTGATATTCCAAATGGTTTATCAAAAATCAATATTTTGATTAATACAAATCTTTATAAATTTAATAGCCTATTTTATGGTGAACAAACTGAAAATGTTATAGACATATTCAGTCTTATAAATAATGTAGTTACCATTCCAGATGCCTCAACTATTGCAAAAGCTATTCAAGAAAGTTTTAAAAATTTAATTAATATAGCTGGGAATCTTGGTTCAGGTTTTTTGAAATTAATATTCGTATTAGCGGTGAGTTTGATGATTTCTATTGAACCAAAACAATATAAAGAAAATATACTAATATTAATTCCAAAAAATTATCGCAACAAATTTAGAAATATTCTGGAAAAATGTAATATTGCATTAACAAATTGGAGCTTTTCTATGGTCATAAGCTCATTATCAGTAGGTTTATTATCATTAATAGTTTTATCTATATTAGATGTCAAATATGTCGTCTCTAATGCTTTAATAGCTATGGTTCTTAATATAATTCCAAATATAGGACCAGTTATTAGTGGTATATTCCCAATCTCAATTGCGCTACTAGATAATTTTTGGAAACCATTAGCCGTTTTAGGAGCATATGTAATCATTCAAAATATTGAAAGTTATATAATAATGCCATCTATAATGAAGAAAAAAGCAAATATACTTCCTGGTTTAACATTAATATCACAATTTGGATTCACCTTCATTTTTGGTCCATTAGGCTTAATACTATCTCTTCCATTAGCTGTAGTAATACAGGTTTTAATCAAAGAATCATTTAAAGATATTTAA
- the secD gene encoding protein translocase subunit SecD translates to MKRRQGWLFFIIFLLTLSIYRLINYPLQLGLDLQGGSQLTLQIIKDEGKVTKDELEAVNSVIDKRVNNLGVSESNLQTLGGDQLILELPGEQNPLVASRVLGKTALLEFRIQKEGTSTDLKTLQIQRLNIKELIEQYSSLEKSQFNDNFLEIIQDDINVIEQELNYLTNSTDLYGKLIEIKKYVDKEITNLFIKTDLTGKDLINAGRRQEQTNSNWEVLLTFSNSGGEKFAEITKSIAGTNKLLAIILDGESISEASVGSQFVNTGITGGSATISGNFSAENARELEVQLKGGSLPLPIEIVETNTIGALLGSKNILKSLYAAITGLIFVGLFMIFNYRVLGFVSVLSLVLYGFFNLALYSLIPVTLTLPGISGLILSIGMAVDANILIFERIREELYEGNTLTRSIASGFQRANSSIVDGHITTLLSCFVLFLLGTNFVKGFAATLGIGVLISLFTSLNCSKTILRFFTTYQYLRQKNLYLPKNRFSN, encoded by the coding sequence ATGAAAAGAAGGCAAGGCTGGCTTTTTTTTATTATATTTTTACTTACCTTATCTATTTATCGATTAATAAATTATCCATTACAATTGGGATTGGATTTACAAGGGGGTTCTCAACTTACACTACAAATTATTAAAGATGAAGGGAAGGTAACAAAGGATGAACTTGAAGCAGTTAATTCTGTTATTGATAAACGAGTTAACAACTTAGGGGTTTCAGAATCTAACTTGCAAACCCTAGGGGGAGATCAATTGATTTTAGAATTACCTGGAGAACAAAATCCATTAGTTGCTTCAAGAGTTTTAGGGAAGACTGCTTTATTAGAATTTAGGATTCAAAAAGAAGGTACATCAACAGATTTAAAAACCTTACAAATACAGAGATTGAATATTAAAGAATTAATTGAACAATATTCTTCTTTAGAAAAAAGTCAATTTAATGATAATTTCTTAGAAATTATTCAAGATGATATTAATGTGATAGAGCAAGAATTAAATTATTTAACTAATAGTACTGATTTATATGGGAAGTTAATTGAAATTAAAAAATATGTTGATAAAGAAATTACAAATTTATTTATAAAAACAGATTTAACTGGTAAAGATCTTATTAACGCAGGAAGGAGACAAGAACAAACAAATAGTAATTGGGAAGTTTTGTTAACTTTTAGTAACTCTGGAGGTGAAAAGTTTGCAGAAATCACAAAGTCAATTGCCGGAACGAATAAACTATTGGCTATTATTCTTGATGGAGAATCAATAAGTGAAGCTAGTGTTGGTAGTCAGTTTGTTAATACTGGGATTACAGGTGGATCAGCAACAATAAGTGGTAATTTTAGCGCTGAGAATGCAAGAGAATTAGAAGTTCAACTTAAAGGTGGTTCATTGCCATTACCAATTGAGATAGTAGAAACTAACACTATAGGGGCATTGCTGGGATCCAAAAATATTTTAAAAAGTCTTTATGCAGCAATTACTGGGTTAATTTTTGTTGGTTTATTTATGATTTTTAATTATAGAGTTCTAGGTTTTGTTTCAGTTCTCTCCCTAGTGCTTTATGGATTCTTTAACTTGGCACTATATTCTCTAATTCCTGTAACTTTGACTTTACCTGGAATTTCTGGTCTTATACTTAGCATTGGTATGGCTGTTGATGCAAATATTCTAATATTTGAGAGAATTAGAGAAGAATTATATGAAGGAAATACTCTTACTAGATCTATTGCTAGCGGTTTTCAAAGAGCTAATTCATCTATAGTTGATGGCCATATTACAACTCTTCTAAGTTGTTTTGTATTGTTTTTATTAGGAACAAATTTTGTTAAAGGTTTTGCTGCAACTTTAGGTATTGGAGTTTTAATAAGTTTGTTTACCTCATTAAATTGTTCTAAAACTATTTTGAGATTTTTTACAACATATCAATATTTAAGACAAAAAAATCTCTATCTACCTAAGAATAGATTTTCAAATTAA
- a CDS encoding 4-(cytidine 5'-diphospho)-2-C-methyl-D-erythritol kinase → MQDLAKTTINIKSPAKINLHLEVIGKREDGFHELAMIMQNIDLSDYLEFEINNEGLIKLESDCNNLSLSDDNLIVKSANLLRKKLNIDYGANIFLRKNIPIGAGLAGGSSNAAATLIGLNKLWDLNLDNETLCSLASSLGSDIPFFINGGIQLCFGRGEILEKLNSNFEYGIILLKNPNVSISTAETYKKYCNRFSDKYLTNKEKIEKIRKNLRNNGLNNFNYDNQHLTIKNDLQLVVGNENDSVKQALFLLSNLENCLTYSMSGSGPTCFALFKDVETAKKELTANYKLFKDKGYDSWVCTFLKKGITFI, encoded by the coding sequence ATGCAAGATTTAGCTAAAACGACAATTAATATAAAATCTCCTGCCAAAATAAATCTTCACCTTGAAGTTATTGGTAAAAGAGAGGATGGATTTCATGAGTTAGCAATGATTATGCAAAATATCGATCTTTCTGATTATTTAGAATTTGAAATTAATAATGAAGGTTTAATTAAACTTGAGTCTGATTGTAATAATTTAAGCCTATCCGATGATAACTTAATTGTTAAATCTGCAAATCTATTAAGGAAAAAATTAAATATAGATTATGGTGCGAATATATTTTTAAGAAAAAATATTCCAATTGGCGCAGGATTAGCTGGTGGATCAAGTAATGCAGCGGCAACATTAATTGGTCTTAATAAATTATGGGATTTGAACTTAGATAATGAAACATTATGTTCATTAGCATCATCTTTAGGATCTGATATTCCCTTTTTTATAAATGGTGGTATTCAATTGTGTTTTGGAAGAGGCGAAATTTTGGAGAAATTGAATTCAAACTTTGAATATGGAATAATTCTTTTAAAAAATCCAAATGTATCGATATCTACTGCTGAAACTTATAAAAAATATTGTAATAGATTTAGTGATAAATATCTTACCAATAAAGAAAAAATTGAGAAAATAAGAAAAAATCTAAGAAATAATGGTTTAAATAACTTTAATTATGATAATCAACATTTAACTATAAAAAATGATTTACAGTTAGTTGTTGGAAATGAGAATGATTCTGTAAAGCAGGCATTATTTTTACTTTCAAATTTAGAAAATTGTCTAACTTATTCAATGAGTGGTTCAGGTCCTACATGTTTTGCACTCTTTAAAGATGTAGAGACTGCTAAAAAAGAATTAACTGCAAATTATAAATTATTTAAAGATAAAGGTTACGATTCATGGGTTTGCACTTTCCTTAAAAAAGGAATAACATTCATTTAA